Proteins encoded by one window of Homo sapiens chromosome 10, GRCh38.p14 Primary Assembly:
- the ADGRA1 gene encoding adhesion G protein-coupled receptor A1 isoform X2 — MDLKTVLSLPRYPGEFLHPVVYACTAVMLLCLLASFVTYIVHQSAIRISRKGRHTLLNFCFHAALTFTVFAGGINRTKYPILCQAVGIVLHYSTLSTMLWIGVTARNIYKQVTKKAPLCLDTDQPPYPRQPLLRKPPHQRSPSQRPCIPSPIPRTLHGPHVIHASRNLVPEFQESCGLGGKGTDASPGSTSPTPSLAVPILPSEKNAHTTSCRTLRRDRAAQPAPTHMGSGRVSAAVHEGAVCKPPSPAQLCKCLTRNNKKTAVPEKQLRELRTLLSSRRFEKALAILKAHSWGWPTCNGHLCSASWKPNLQSPGKIQPCKMLLRWCP; from the exons ATG GATCTGAAGACAGTGCTCTCCCTGCCCCGCTACCCAGGGGAGTTCCTGCACCCCGTGGTGTACGCGTGCACGGCCGTCATGctgctctgcctcctggcctccttCGTCACCTACATCGTGCACCAGAG CGCCATCCGCATCAGCCGCAAGGGCCGGCACACGCTCCTGAATTTCTGCTTCCACGCGGCCCTGACCTTCACTGTGTTCGCCGGCGGCATCAATCGCACCAAGTACCCCATCCTGTGCCAGGCG GTGGGCATCGTGCTGCACTATTCTACACTGTCCACCATGCTGTGGATAGGAGTGACCGCCAGGAACATCTACAAGCAGGTGACCAAGAAGGCCCCTCTGTGCCTGGACACAGACCAGCCACCGTACCCCAGGCAGCCCCTGCTCAG GAAACCTCCTCATCAGAGAAGCCCCTCCCAGCGGCCCTGCATCCCCAGCCCCATTCCCAGAACTCTACATGGCCCACACGTTATCCACGCCAGCAGAAATTTAGTTCCTGAGTTCCAAGAATCTTGCGGTCTGGGAGGGAAGGGCACAGACGCCTCTCCAGGCAGCACGTCGCCCACACCCTCTCTGGCCGTTCCCATCCTGCCCTCTGAAAAGAATGCCCACACCACTTCCTGCCGGACCCTCCGCCGGGACAGGGCAGCGCAGCCAGCTCCCACTCACATGGGCAGTGGCCGAGTCTCAGCCGCCGTGCATGAAGGAGCCGTGTGTAAGCCCCCGTCCCCGGCCCAGCTCTGCAAGTGTTTAACAAGAAATAACAAGAAAACGGCTGTCCCCGAGAAGCAGCTGCGTGAACTCAGGACGCTCCTGAGCAGCCGACGTTTTGAGAAAGCCCTCGCCATCCTGAAGGCCCACAGCTGGGGTTGGCCCACATGCAACGGCCACCTCTGCTCTGCTTCCTGGAAACCAAACCTTCAGAGTCCAGGGAAGATACAGCCATGTAAAATGTTGCTGCGCTGGTGTCCGTGA